In Eriocheir sinensis breed Jianghai 21 chromosome 12, ASM2467909v1, whole genome shotgun sequence, the following proteins share a genomic window:
- the LOC126997588 gene encoding sacsin-like isoform X2, which yields MSRREPPEVDWQSCFVLPLGEGPPPSATMGDRGDPFTYNTIEVPTVVGLLHNILTQYPDNGQIIKELVQNAEDAGATCVEVVHFTDSLGQPEAQEVVQRFIQGPGLCLYNDAVFSEEDWHGIRKLSDSIKKNNPLQVGQFGLGFKSVFHLTDYVTIISGTQVLFMDPSEPEDKMCRFLTLSKLTEVLPNPSSHQAFQHYFATHPQVNGSFPGTLFWFPLRQSPSRISNIEYTSERVDRLFRSFSVEAEVCLTFLKSLEKITLGKASSGRVTITHTMKITSQAMEEVRCKRKSFRQDLIQCRGSPSSALSCSYKIILQTTIGETKQKQAMRIFHFLPGQKDKEWMTWAGRNKDKHVPLVGVAVPVSPPAASRAKGHIFSFLPLPPDPSNQTALPIQVNGAFILNQNRRQVKWKTSESSDQEPDVLWNEELVSKVVAKAYLELLKELLNKAEQSSIQCADIWYTFLPSLQVTTGRWYEMAEKVWHGLWKLPIIFSEVQGFLLPSKVLTTNVLSTLRPEVSDAVRKVLCGQKLPLAMLPDHVEESLRILGKQLSPVTPKILRQTLREMGSLLEGEVSH from the exons ATGTCCCGCCGAGAGCCTCCTgaagtggactggcagagctgctttgt GTTACCCCTGGGTGAAGGCCCCCCCCCCTCGGCCACCATGG GTGACCGTGGTGACCCCTTCACCTACAACACCATTGAGGTGCCAACAGTGGTTGGACTACTGCACAACATTCTGACGCAGTACCCCGACAATGGTCAGATCATcaag GAGCTGGTGCAGAATGCCGAGGATGCCGGGGCAACGTGTGTGGAGGTGGTGCACTTCACAGACTCCCTGGGGCAGCCTGAGGCCCAAGAGGTGGTGCAGAGATTCATACAG GGTCCAGGGCTTTGCCTGTACAACGATGCCGTGTTCTCGGAGGAAGACTGGCATGGCATCCGCAAGCTGAGTGACAGCATCAAGAAAAACAACCCCCTCCAAGTGGGTCAATTTGGCCttggcttcaagtctgttttccACCTGACAG ACTACGTGACCATTATCAGCGGAACGCAAGTGCTCTTCATGGACCCCAGCGAACCTGAGGACAAGATGTGCCGCTTCCTCACCCTTAGCAAGCTGACAGAGGTGCTGCCTAACCCATCCAGCCACCAGGCCTTTCAGCATTACTTTGCCACACACCCCCAGGTCAATGGCAGCTTCCCAGGGACGCTATTCTGGTTTCCCTTGAGACAGTCTCCCTCCAGGATCTCAAACATCGAATACACCTCAGAACGCGTTGATCGCCTCTTTAGATCATTTTCTGTTGAGGCTGAGGTATGTCTTACATTCCTAAAGTCCCTGGAAAAGATCACTCTTGGCAAGGCAAGTAGTGGAAGAGTAACAATCACTCACACCATGAAGATCACCAGCCAGGCCATGGAAGAGGTGAGGTGCAAGAGGAAGAGTTTCAGGCAGGATCTAATTCAGTGCAGAGGCTCTCCATCCAGTGCTCTCTCCTGCTCCTATAAGATTATACTTCAGACCACAATTGGAGAAACAAAGCAGAAGCAGGCTATGAGAATTTTCCACTTCCTACCAGGGCAGAAGGACAAAGAATGGATGACGTGGGCAGGACGGAACAAAGACAAACATGTTCCATTGGTGGGTGTGGCAGTCCCCGTCTCCCCACCTGCAGCATCTAGAGCCAAGGGACATATATTCAGcttcctcccactccccccaGACCCCAGCAACCAGACTGCTCTCCCTATTCAAGTCAACGGAGCCTTCATCCTCAACCAGAACAGGAGACAAGTGAAGTGGAAGACGAGTGAGAGCAGTGACCAGGAGCCAGAT GTTCTCTGGAATGAAGAGCTGGTCAGCAAGGTGGTGGCAAAAGCTTACCTGGAACTCCTCAAGGAACTTCTGAATAAGGCAGAGCAGAGCAGCATCCAATGTGCAGACATCTGGTACACATTCCTGCCCAGCCTTCAGGTGACAACAGGACGGTGGTATGAGATGGCTGAAAAGGTCTGGCATGGCCTCTGGAAGCTGCCCATTATATTCTCAGAG GTCCAAGGGTTTTTGCTGCCCAGTAAAGTCCTCACCACTAATGTCTTGAGCACGCTGAGGCCTGAGGTTTCTGATGCAGTAAGGAAGGTGCTGTGTGGTCAAAAGCTGCCCCTTGCAATGCTCCCTGACCATGTGGAGGAGTCCCTTAGGATTCTGG GGAAGCAGCTTTCCCCCGTCACACCTAAGATTTTGCGTCAAACACTGCGGGAGATGGGGAGCCTCCTGGAGGGAGAAGTGAGCCACTAG